DNA sequence from the Halococcus salifodinae DSM 8989 genome:
CGGTGCGAAGCTCCTCTCGGGGGCGGTCATCGATCGCTTCAGCCGTGTTTCGGGCATTCGGGAGGCAGCCATCGCAGCCCCGCTCCAGCCGTTCGTCGAAGGTGGGCGGGCAACGACCGGCGAGCTGGTGCTGTTGGTCCTTTCGCGGCCCGAGCTCATCGTCGATCTCCTCGGAACCGATCTCTTCACCAAGCTGCTGTATTTCGCGCTCTTTCTCGCGCCGGTGTTGTTCCTCGCGGTAGTCGATGAGAGCACGCTCGGTGCGCTGGCACCGTTCGTCGGGTTCGCGTGGCTGCTCAGCGGGACGGAGGCGTTCTACACCTTCGGCGGCCACTATCCGCTCTATCTGCTGCCGTTCGTCTACATCGGTGCCAGTCGCGTCCTCGGACGGCTGTCCCCGTCGTTGCCGTCGGGGCGGGTGCTCACGATGTTTTTCGTTGTCGTGCTCCTGACGAGTGCCGGAGCCGGCGCACAGACCGTCGCCGAGGAGGGGGCGGTACCCGAAACCGGCGAGCATACCGAGACGCTCACGGCAGCCATCGAGACCGTGCCGGCGAACGCCTCGCTGGTGACCCAGAACACGATCTACCCCCACGTCGCGACCCGCTCGAACGCGACGTTCATCCCGAACCCCTCGTTGTTCGGGCTGTATCAGGAGCAGTATGGCACGCCGCGGCCCGAGTACGTCCTCTTCGATACGCGACTCGAAACACGCTCGTTCGACTGGTCGTCGCCCGTGCGGGACGCGTACTTCCCGCTGGTCGGCGACGAATATGGCGTTTCTCGCTACCAGGACGGCATCTGGATCCTCAAACGGGGATATAATGGGTCGCCGACCGGGATCACGCAGTCGGGGTCGGGCGAGCGAATCGTCTTCGAGGCCGACGAGTTCGTCGCGACCGGTGGCCAGTTCAAAGACGGCCGCCTCGTCGATCGCGGTGGGACCAACGACAGCAACGTCTGGCACGGTCCCTACACGGCGCTCCCGGCGGGCAACTACACCGCAACGTTCCACGTTGCGGCGCGCGGGGGTGGGGCGAACGGATCGACCGCGGCCGTCGACGTCACGGTGGGTGAGGAGCATCGGACGATCGCCCGTCAAGCGGTGCCGTCGGGGAACGCGACTCAGACGGTGACCGTGCCGTTCACGCTCGACGAGCCACGCAACGGGATCGAGTTCCGTGGCTTCCGGACCGGACCCGGGACGATCTCGTTGGAGTCGGTCGTCGTACAGTCGGGGACGAACGGAACGACAGCGGACAGGAGAGGGGCTGTGAGGGCCGGGTAGTGCTGTTGTTGTCCGGCTGTCCCTGAGAGGGCAGGCATGAGCAAGGCGAGCGTCTCGAGCCACTTGACCCCGAGGCGGTTCACTTTCGGCATGCTTCGACAGGCTATAAGTGCCGACCGGTGTGAGAAGCGGGTATGGCGAATACGATCGTCAAAGCGGCCGTGAAAGAGCATCTCGACCAGATGAACGTCTCGGCGGACTTCTATGACGAGCTCGACGAGGAAGTCTCGACGCTGCTCGACGATGCTGCGCGACGGGCCGAAGACAACGACCGCAGGACCGTCCAGTCACGCGACCTCTGATGCGGACACTCTCCCGACGTGGTCACGCTCGGTGGGGACCGAGGTAATCCACAGATGCGGGTCGAGTTCGACGAAGGCACGCTCCTGCTTCGAGAGGCCAATGAGGACGTTCCGTACGCGGAGTGGGACGACCGGGTTGACGACTACCGTGCGCCCGCGTATCGCTACCGGCCTCTGCTTGAGTGGGCCGACGCGTGGGATGGTGAGAACTCGCCCTCCGCTACACAGGAGTCAGCCCACCAAGAGACCATCCAGTCGGCCACTGTTGCAATCGAGGATACGGCTCGGGCGTATCCCGCCCTCGCGCTCGATCCGGCGCTCCAGATCGAGCCACGCGAGTATCAGCAGGCGGCGCTCGATGCGTGG
Encoded proteins:
- a CDS encoding DUF2079 domain-containing protein, whose protein sequence is MDNRLTRIGSRLVPDAIATPIARSFRRYVRVPWYILALAAILFVGFAAYTTALYESFWLTGADFGTYVHMFATTLDGTGFLQQGKYVAGHPGGSYWGGHFTLTLLVFLPLFALVESPVTLLLWKSFFLAASIPLVWIVASDHVADRRVAGFLAASYALNPFLWSAWIYDFQEHVLLPVLVLLAYHWYYTERYRRFLLAFALVLVTNELMVLIGGGFLVGLALGAYRAGRLSRERWVFAGAAVLTVGAKLLSGAVIDRFSRVSGIREAAIAAPLQPFVEGGRATTGELVLLVLSRPELIVDLLGTDLFTKLLYFALFLAPVLFLAVVDESTLGALAPFVGFAWLLSGTEAFYTFGGHYPLYLLPFVYIGASRVLGRLSPSLPSGRVLTMFFVVVLLTSAGAGAQTVAEEGAVPETGEHTETLTAAIETVPANASLVTQNTIYPHVATRSNATFIPNPSLFGLYQEQYGTPRPEYVLFDTRLETRSFDWSSPVRDAYFPLVGDEYGVSRYQDGIWILKRGYNGSPTGITQSGSGERIVFEADEFVATGGQFKDGRLVDRGGTNDSNVWHGPYTALPAGNYTATFHVAARGGGANGSTAAVDVTVGEEHRTIARQAVPSGNATQTVTVPFTLDEPRNGIEFRGFRTGPGTISLESVVVQSGTNGTTADRRGAVRAG